One stretch of Deltaproteobacteria bacterium DNA includes these proteins:
- a CDS encoding heme lyase CcmF/NrfE family subunit has protein sequence MTHLGTLALALAFVLATYSICMSVWGAISRREMWIASATNAAHAVFGCVVIAVIALLNALLTHDFNVEYVSSYSSSTLPVQYTVASLWGGQKGSLLFWTFILTIFSTIVLLQNRNKNRELMPYVTATLMVITLFFLGMLNFITPPFERLSFTPKEGSDLNPLLQNYWMTLHPPSLYLGYVSASVPFAFAIAALVTGKLGDVWIRTTRRWALTSWFFLSIGNLLGGRWAYEVLGWGGYWAWDPVENAAIMPWFTASAYLHSVMIQEKKNMLKVWNMVLVILTFALTIFGTFLTRSGVISSVHSFTQSGLGPYFMAFLILTLVVSLGLLFYRLPELKSENELDSLLSREAAFLLNNWVLVGLAFATFWGTVFPVLSEWVRGVKITVGPPFFNKVNGPLGVLLLLLTGIGPVIAWRRASAKSLQRNFTIPLIAGVLFGALFFVFGYRNYYAIVILSLCGFVAGAIFSEFFRGTRARQTILHESSPQAFGRLVSKNPRRYGGYIVHIGVVLIFIGIAGSSFFKIEKQISLKPGETMEAGRYTLKYEGIKNSEDDHVAIQAAVVAVSVEGQQIDTMHPEKRLYKRQNQPTTEVALRQTLREDLYVVLGSYDAPSQLATLQVFVNPLLSWIWIGGIILVLGTCVTMMPSPAERQAFAQARIPASSGSEVMTD, from the coding sequence TATCGCGCTTCTCAATGCCCTGCTGACGCACGACTTCAACGTCGAATACGTCTCTTCCTACTCTAGCTCAACGCTTCCAGTCCAATACACGGTCGCTTCGCTCTGGGGCGGACAGAAAGGCTCGCTGCTCTTTTGGACCTTTATTCTGACGATCTTTTCGACAATCGTTCTCCTCCAGAACCGCAACAAGAATCGTGAACTCATGCCCTATGTGACGGCCACCCTTATGGTCATCACACTGTTCTTTCTCGGCATGCTCAATTTCATCACCCCACCGTTTGAACGGCTCTCGTTCACACCCAAAGAAGGCTCGGATCTTAACCCGTTGTTACAAAATTACTGGATGACATTGCATCCACCATCGTTGTACCTCGGGTACGTCAGTGCCTCGGTACCATTTGCATTCGCGATTGCAGCCCTGGTCACCGGTAAGCTCGGCGATGTGTGGATTCGCACTACCCGACGTTGGGCACTGACATCATGGTTCTTCCTGTCCATCGGCAACCTGCTTGGTGGGCGCTGGGCGTATGAAGTACTCGGCTGGGGTGGATATTGGGCCTGGGACCCAGTGGAGAACGCAGCAATTATGCCGTGGTTTACCGCGTCAGCGTATCTTCACTCCGTTATGATTCAAGAAAAGAAAAATATGCTGAAGGTGTGGAATATGGTCCTGGTTATCCTTACCTTTGCATTAACCATCTTTGGCACCTTTCTCACTCGCAGTGGTGTCATCTCATCGGTGCACTCATTCACCCAATCTGGCCTTGGTCCGTACTTCATGGCGTTCCTGATCCTTACGCTCGTCGTCTCGCTCGGACTGTTATTCTATCGCCTTCCCGAGTTGAAGAGCGAAAATGAACTTGATTCTCTCCTCTCGCGCGAAGCCGCATTTCTGTTAAATAACTGGGTGTTAGTTGGGTTAGCGTTTGCGACCTTCTGGGGGACGGTGTTCCCGGTGCTGTCGGAATGGGTACGCGGCGTGAAGATCACGGTTGGTCCGCCATTTTTCAACAAAGTGAATGGGCCACTTGGAGTCTTGCTGCTGTTGCTGACTGGTATCGGCCCCGTCATCGCCTGGCGGCGGGCAAGTGCCAAAAGCTTGCAACGCAATTTCACTATCCCATTGATTGCAGGAGTGTTGTTCGGCGCCCTCTTTTTTGTTTTCGGCTATCGCAACTACTACGCTATCGTCATCTTGTCGTTGTGCGGGTTTGTCGCAGGAGCCATTTTCTCAGAGTTTTTCCGTGGCACCCGTGCACGCCAAACAATTTTGCATGAGAGTTCTCCCCAAGCGTTTGGTCGTTTGGTTAGTAAAAATCCGCGACGCTATGGTGGCTATATCGTTCACATCGGGGTTGTCCTCATTTTTATTGGTATTGCTGGCTCCTCATTTTTCAAGATTGAAAAGCAGATTTCCTTGAAGCCTGGTGAAACGATGGAAGCTGGCCGTTACACCCTCAAGTATGAGGGCATCAAGAATAGTGAAGACGATCACGTGGCTATCCAAGCCGCAGTAGTTGCTGTTTCAGTCGAGGGACAGCAAATCGATACCATGCATCCAGAAAAGCGACTCTACAAACGACAGAACCAGCCCACCACGGAAGTCGCGCTTCGTCAGACACTGCGTGAAGATCTCTACGTGGTTCTTGGAAGCTATGATGCCCCCTCACAATTGGCGACGTTACAGGTTTTTGTGAACCCGCTGCTTTCGTGGATTTGGATTGGTGGGATTATTTTGGTGCTGGGCACCTGTGTCACCATGATGCCGAGTCCAGCCGAACGGCAAGCCTTTGCCCAAGCACGAATACCGGCAAGCAGTGGCAGTGAAGTGATGACGGATTAA
- a CDS encoding cold shock domain-containing protein yields MTGTIKKILKDKGFGFITSDDGGEDVFFNRSRLAPKLYWEDLREGDDVEFQVRPGEKGPQAFNVKVR; encoded by the coding sequence ATGACCGGAACCATTAAGAAGATTCTGAAGGACAAAGGCTTCGGATTTATTACCTCTGACGATGGCGGTGAGGATGTGTTTTTTAACCGTTCGCGACTCGCCCCGAAACTCTACTGGGAAGACCTGCGTGAAGGCGATGATGTTGAGTTTCAGGTCCGTCCAGGTGAGAAGGGACCGCAGGCGTTTAATGTGAAGGTCCGGTAA